A portion of the Sulfuriferula sp. AH1 genome contains these proteins:
- a CDS encoding alkene reductase, with protein MQPDLFTPVRLGRYSLNNRLVMAPLTRNRAGAGNVPQAMNVEYYRQRASAGLIISEGSQISATAVGYLGTPGIHSPEQIAGWKQVTDAVHDRNGHIFLQLWHCGRVSHPSLLPNNMLPVAPSAIRPEGHAHTMEGTQDFVTPHALTLEEIPGIISDFRVAAKNALAAGFDGVEIHAANGYLIDQFIRDGSNQRTDEYGGSLKNRSRLLLEITAAVTDVWGADRVGVRLSPINPFNDMYDSHPQQTFEFVANALNPFNLAYLHVTEWAGQDSGQGSPDFDFQRLRAVFNGTYITNGGYDKVSANAAIASGATDLVAFGKLFIANPDLPERFAIDAPLNTPDVNTFYGGNEAGYTDYPSM; from the coding sequence ATGCAACCTGATCTCTTTACCCCGGTCCGCCTCGGACGTTACAGCCTGAACAACCGCCTGGTCATGGCGCCCCTGACACGTAACCGCGCCGGGGCAGGCAACGTACCGCAGGCAATGAACGTCGAATACTATCGGCAGCGCGCCTCGGCAGGACTCATCATCAGCGAAGGCTCGCAAATATCGGCGACTGCAGTCGGATATCTGGGCACACCCGGCATCCATAGCCCTGAGCAAATCGCCGGCTGGAAACAGGTAACCGATGCGGTGCACGACCGCAATGGCCACATCTTCTTGCAGCTGTGGCACTGCGGACGCGTCTCTCATCCATCCTTGCTGCCGAACAACATGCTGCCAGTCGCCCCTTCGGCCATCCGTCCGGAAGGTCATGCCCATACCATGGAAGGCACGCAGGACTTCGTGACGCCGCATGCGCTCACGCTGGAGGAGATTCCTGGCATCATCAGCGATTTCCGCGTTGCCGCAAAAAATGCGCTGGCCGCCGGGTTTGACGGCGTTGAAATACATGCTGCCAACGGCTACCTGATCGATCAGTTCATTCGTGACGGTTCCAATCAGCGCACCGACGAATACGGCGGCTCGCTCAAGAATCGCAGTCGCCTGCTGCTGGAGATCACCGCAGCGGTGACCGACGTATGGGGAGCGGATCGTGTCGGCGTCCGTCTCTCGCCCATCAATCCGTTCAACGACATGTACGACAGTCATCCGCAGCAAACGTTTGAATTCGTCGCCAATGCGCTTAACCCCTTTAATCTGGCTTATCTGCATGTCACCGAATGGGCCGGACAGGATTCCGGACAGGGCAGCCCCGACTTCGATTTTCAGCGCTTGCGTGCTGTATTCAATGGCACCTATATCACCAATGGCGGCTATGACAAAGTCAGTGCCAACGCAGCCATCGCCTCGGGTGCAACCGATCTGGTCGCTTTCGGCAAGCTATTCATCGCCAACCCGGATCTGCCGGAACGCTTTGCCATAGACGCACCGCTCAACACCCCTGACGTCAATACCTTCTATGGCGGCAATGAAGCGGGCTATACCGATTACCCCTCGATGTAA
- a CDS encoding serine/threonine-protein kinase, which yields MPTEKLGRYEILSELGQGAMGIVYKAIDPLIERTVAIKTIKLDLSREELANFEERFYREAKSAGRLNHPNIVTIYDAGKTDSAAYMAMEFLEGQLLREILDAHTALSIDKIVHIAAQVADGLAYAHENGVVHRDIKPANIMLVRDGVAKIMDFGIAQMPTGSRTRAGTVIGSPKYMAPEQIIGKPVDGRSDLFALGVILYEMLTGESPFDGDNINTIMYRILNTTPVPPKSLTPRIPDTFNYIITKALAKEPDERYQNAKELANDLRNHSNLVIPEAEAKALGQHKTLDRRSKPRSARGEETVLLSKRPDDNNTINSHTHAIQANTTQRHFHAPFFGLNKKALIIASIILVPAIAITLMPHKNTQQQNIRPAQAVTVAANPINIKPAAANSVSAPIPPIVAEPAVTKKEPVSTSAPHRTELTHQHARKIKTAKSTSPVTQPSQHNDNALVSFAILPWGTIYIDGKEMGVSPPLKKLTVAAGKHKIEIRNLNFTPYSETLELKAESTKYIKYTFK from the coding sequence ATGCCAACTGAAAAATTAGGCCGATACGAAATCCTCTCCGAGCTTGGCCAAGGAGCCATGGGCATTGTATATAAAGCAATCGACCCGCTCATTGAACGCACTGTCGCAATCAAAACCATCAAACTCGACCTGTCCAGGGAAGAGCTTGCCAATTTCGAGGAGCGTTTTTATCGCGAAGCAAAATCCGCTGGCCGCCTCAATCATCCAAACATAGTAACTATCTATGATGCCGGTAAAACGGACAGCGCCGCCTACATGGCGATGGAGTTTCTGGAAGGCCAATTATTAAGAGAAATACTGGATGCACACACTGCGCTGAGCATCGACAAGATAGTCCATATCGCCGCCCAGGTTGCTGATGGCTTGGCATATGCCCATGAAAACGGGGTCGTCCACCGCGACATCAAACCAGCCAACATCATGCTGGTTCGCGACGGCGTTGCCAAAATCATGGATTTCGGGATTGCACAAATGCCTACCGGCTCCAGAACGCGTGCAGGCACAGTGATAGGATCTCCTAAATACATGGCCCCTGAGCAAATAATCGGCAAACCGGTTGATGGCCGTTCTGACTTGTTTGCATTAGGCGTCATACTGTATGAAATGCTGACTGGTGAGTCGCCATTCGATGGCGACAACATCAATACCATCATGTATCGCATCCTCAATACGACCCCTGTACCACCCAAGTCGCTGACACCACGCATTCCCGACACGTTCAACTATATCATTACCAAAGCGCTGGCCAAAGAACCTGACGAGCGTTATCAAAACGCCAAGGAACTGGCAAATGACCTCAGAAATCATAGCAACCTAGTCATTCCGGAAGCCGAAGCGAAAGCGCTTGGCCAACACAAAACGCTGGATCGCAGATCCAAACCCAGATCTGCCCGGGGCGAAGAAACCGTGTTACTGAGTAAACGGCCTGATGACAATAACACTATCAACAGTCACACACATGCAATTCAAGCCAATACGACCCAAAGGCATTTTCATGCACCATTTTTTGGGCTGAACAAAAAAGCGCTGATTATTGCCAGCATCATTTTAGTCCCGGCTATTGCCATAACCCTGATGCCTCATAAAAATACGCAGCAACAAAATATCCGGCCAGCACAGGCGGTTACAGTTGCGGCCAACCCAATTAACATTAAACCTGCCGCAGCAAACAGCGTATCGGCACCTATTCCACCGATCGTTGCGGAACCCGCAGTAACAAAAAAAGAACCAGTAAGCACATCTGCTCCGCACCGCACAGAACTCACCCATCAACACGCCAGAAAAATCAAAACGGCCAAATCCACTTCGCCCGTTACGCAACCCAGCCAGCATAATGACAATGCACTTGTCAGCTTTGCCATTTTGCCTTGGGGTACTATTTATATAGACGGGAAGGAAATGGGCGTATCACCACCATTAAAAAAGCTGACAGTTGCTGCCGGAAAGCATAAAATTGAAATAAGAAATTTGAATTTCACGCCGTATTCGGAAACACTCGAGCTGAAAGCCGAATCTACTAAATATATTAAATACACTTTCAAATAA
- a CDS encoding FHA domain-containing protein: MAKLIVNFKGEVQGHYFLDKDRFVIGRNEDSDICLDDLSVSKLHAVIVTIGNDQVLEDTHSGNGVQVNGNKVAKHILQNNDVVEIGDFQLKYINQRATSNMDFDKTMMLESASLQLNELSEGARSVARSPLTTALASARSVKANFPLGGVKDRYAAKEVIVSRPLKTFGQPGVQVVMIARRPHGYYVTHVEGKKPARLNGKSIGTQPHLLQENDLIEVADQKLIFFMKN; this comes from the coding sequence ATGGCAAAATTGATCGTAAACTTTAAGGGTGAGGTTCAGGGCCATTATTTTCTGGATAAGGACAGATTCGTTATCGGCCGCAATGAGGATAGCGATATTTGCCTGGATGACCTGAGTGTGAGCAAGCTTCATGCGGTTATTGTTACCATAGGTAATGACCAGGTGCTGGAAGATACACATAGTGGCAATGGCGTCCAAGTGAATGGAAACAAAGTTGCCAAGCATATTCTGCAGAATAATGATGTTGTCGAGATCGGTGATTTCCAGCTGAAATATATCAATCAGCGCGCTACATCTAATATGGACTTTGATAAAACCATGATGCTCGAATCGGCATCCTTGCAGCTGAATGAATTGTCGGAAGGTGCTCGGTCTGTCGCCAGATCCCCATTGACTACGGCATTGGCCTCCGCCAGGTCGGTCAAGGCTAATTTTCCGTTGGGTGGCGTGAAGGACAGATATGCCGCAAAGGAAGTAATAGTCAGTCGTCCGTTAAAAACTTTTGGCCAGCCTGGTGTGCAGGTTGTCATGATCGCGCGACGGCCTCATGGCTATTACGTGACGCATGTTGAAGGTAAAAAGCCAGCCAGATTGAATGGGAAGTCCATTGGTACTCAACCACATCTGCTGCAGGAAAACGATTTGATTGAAGTGGCGGATCAGAAGCTGATATTTTTTATGAAAAACTGA
- the queA gene encoding tRNA preQ1(34) S-adenosylmethionine ribosyltransferase-isomerase QueA produces the protein MRTDDFDFELPDALIAQFPPAVRTASRMLHVDPKNRQLTDRLFTDLPTYLQAGDVLVFNDTRVIKARLYGQKISGGQVELLIERVINEHEALTFIRASHAPKTDSQITIAEQVPLTVLGREHDLYHVRFDVPQTVLEVLEQYGALPLPPYIERAADRADDARYQTVYARHPGAVAAPTAGLHFDETMLAQLDAMGVIRAHVTLHVGAGTFQPVRVDNIADHVMHSERYTIPQATVDAIAQANAGSGRIVAVGTTSLRALEAAAQSGHLQAGEGETSIFITPGYRFKVVERLLTNFHLPKSTLLMLVSAFGGMDMMRQAYAHAVARKYRFFSYGDAMLIERAD, from the coding sequence ATGCGCACTGACGACTTTGATTTTGAACTGCCTGACGCCCTGATCGCACAATTTCCGCCCGCTGTGCGCACCGCCAGCCGCATGCTGCATGTCGACCCGAAAAACCGCCAGTTGACCGATCGCCTGTTTACCGACCTGCCCACCTATCTGCAGGCGGGCGATGTCCTGGTGTTTAATGATACCCGGGTCATCAAGGCCCGCCTGTATGGCCAAAAGATTAGCGGCGGGCAGGTGGAGCTGCTCATCGAGCGCGTCATCAACGAACATGAAGCACTGACCTTCATCCGTGCCAGTCACGCGCCGAAGACAGACTCGCAGATCACCATTGCCGAACAGGTGCCGCTAACCGTATTAGGACGTGAACACGACCTGTACCATGTGCGGTTCGATGTACCGCAAACCGTGCTCGAAGTGCTCGAGCAGTACGGCGCGTTGCCGCTGCCGCCCTATATCGAGCGCGCCGCGGACCGCGCTGACGACGCGCGCTACCAGACCGTATATGCGCGTCACCCAGGCGCAGTCGCTGCTCCCACTGCAGGCCTGCATTTCGATGAGACCATGCTGGCGCAGCTGGACGCCATGGGCGTAATCCGCGCGCATGTCACCTTGCATGTGGGCGCGGGCACCTTCCAGCCGGTACGCGTGGATAACATCGCCGATCACGTCATGCACAGCGAGCGCTATACCATTCCGCAAGCCACAGTAGATGCGATTGCGCAAGCCAACGCCGGCAGCGGACGCATCGTCGCTGTCGGCACCACCAGCCTGCGTGCGCTCGAAGCCGCCGCCCAATCAGGTCACCTGCAGGCAGGCGAAGGCGAAACCAGCATCTTTATCACACCCGGTTATCGCTTCAAAGTGGTAGAGCGTCTGCTCACCAATTTCCACCTGCCTAAATCCACACTGCTCATGCTAGTATCGGCGTTTGGCGGCATGGACATGATGCGACAGGCATACGCTCACGCTGTTGCGCGCAAGTATCGCTTTTTCAGCTATGGGGATGCGATGCTGATCGAACGGGCCGACTGA
- a CDS encoding pirin family protein — MIQINKGTERGHANHGWLESWHSFSFADYYDPNKMGVASLRVINDDHIAAKGGFPTHPHRDMEIITYVLSGALAHRDSMGNGSIIRAGDVQKMSAGTGIRHSEFNPSEDTPVHLLQIWIQPRERGITPSYAQKSYRREDKKGRLCLIASPEADNDTILLHQDVRMYASILTAEDTISYPLQTNRIAYLHVATGEVTVNRKTLTAGDALIVQDEVLLTLTTSSEAEVLLFDMHPDIA, encoded by the coding sequence ATGATCCAGATCAATAAAGGCACAGAACGCGGCCACGCCAATCACGGCTGGCTGGAATCATGGCACAGCTTTTCTTTCGCAGACTACTACGACCCAAACAAAATGGGAGTCGCCAGCCTGCGCGTCATCAACGACGACCATATCGCAGCAAAAGGCGGTTTCCCTACCCACCCGCACCGCGACATGGAAATCATCACCTATGTGCTATCCGGCGCACTGGCACACCGCGACAGCATGGGCAATGGCTCCATTATCCGGGCCGGCGACGTGCAAAAGATGAGCGCGGGCACCGGCATCCGTCACAGTGAATTCAATCCGTCCGAGGACACCCCTGTCCATCTGTTACAGATATGGATTCAGCCACGCGAACGCGGCATCACCCCGAGCTATGCACAGAAAAGCTATCGCCGCGAGGACAAAAAGGGCCGCCTGTGCCTGATCGCCTCACCGGAAGCGGATAACGATACTATCCTGCTGCATCAGGACGTGCGGATGTATGCGTCGATTCTGACCGCTGAAGACACAATTAGCTACCCACTCCAGACCAACCGCATCGCCTATCTGCATGTTGCGACCGGCGAGGTGACCGTCAACCGGAAAACGTTAACGGCGGGAGACGCCCTCATTGTGCAGGATGAGGTATTACTCACGCTCACCACCAGCAGCGAGGCTGAAGTGCTGCTATTCGATATGCATCCCGATATCGCTTGA
- a CDS encoding chemotaxis protein CheW, with product MTNATTHQNDMFLPYMRDVVRSEQSLRELNLMWRMIESSAKMNYLAETKSILQTMAATRAGFDQLEQELVSSLVHEKIANVLMEIGTKAHYVIDIVVRNLYERTADVGFLATDRDLCEFVAGVHDDPDSIRARLLAYRNKYTVYDEIMLLDKDGNLLIQINEHSEVEGSIDPLIAQTLASETYVETFRAVDLRPCKEKSLIYSQRMLHPETGEVIGILCLCFDFEKEMRGIFDSHRDPEERANMLLLDSENRVIASADTLWMPLGAVVPVNRSGSTRLMMFGGRKYLVQTFVAEGYQGYMGPPGWQGQVMVPVEVAFMESGSSTLTSLDPVIADGLLSHAQTFSPPLYKIMQAAETIQRVVWNGQVMTAGHGSNLLQLKSVLEQISETGNRSNELFSQSISNLYETVLGSSLRGTEFMSHLLVDLLDRNLYERSNDCRWWALTPALRNALATPVQTDAMLKNITGILAYINSLYTVYTRIFVYDKSGRIIASTNLAHKGEDGAAIGTAIDHGTLQAVLSLATEQDYYVTPFTATPLYDNLPTYIYHAAIRHPDNPNTIVGGIGIVFDAAPEFSAMLHGGLNGKADTSAFFVNREGYIIASTDPDRPVGTLLDLDSDILHQKNGRSSSGITIHDDHYASMGCTVSSGYREFKATDGYKDDIIAVVFESFGEVRERNLSCNKAASVLDSNSVEAGGKQFATFFIDGNLFAIPAELVLEALPGSAILPMSMGGFEGRVGMLAVEHENEAKQFIWVFDLGYMVRGKSSEITAGCQVIVVQHDQQSIGLLVDELHGVPEFGDEQITPTPFAKNGNGTLVPQVIQANHGNLLIQVLDIDYIYRTLNTGEMPTMPEMMIQEAA from the coding sequence ATGACTAACGCCACTACCCACCAAAACGACATGTTCCTGCCTTACATGCGCGATGTTGTCCGTAGCGAACAATCGTTGCGCGAGCTGAACCTGATGTGGCGCATGATAGAGTCTTCCGCCAAGATGAATTACCTGGCCGAGACCAAGTCGATTCTGCAAACCATGGCCGCGACCCGAGCCGGATTCGACCAGCTGGAACAGGAACTGGTCTCCAGCTTGGTACACGAAAAGATCGCCAATGTCCTGATGGAAATAGGCACCAAAGCGCATTACGTCATCGATATCGTGGTGCGCAATCTGTACGAACGCACTGCCGATGTCGGGTTCCTCGCCACCGACCGCGATCTGTGCGAATTCGTAGCCGGCGTGCATGACGATCCGGATTCGATACGCGCGCGCCTGCTGGCCTATCGCAATAAATACACCGTCTATGATGAAATCATGTTGCTGGACAAGGACGGCAACCTGCTGATACAAATCAACGAACACTCCGAAGTAGAAGGCAGTATCGACCCGCTCATCGCTCAAACGCTGGCATCCGAAACCTATGTGGAAACCTTCCGCGCTGTCGACCTGCGCCCCTGCAAGGAAAAATCATTGATTTATTCGCAACGCATGCTACATCCGGAAACCGGAGAAGTAATCGGCATACTCTGCCTGTGCTTTGATTTTGAAAAAGAAATGCGCGGAATTTTCGATTCGCACCGTGATCCTGAAGAACGCGCCAACATGCTGTTGCTCGACAGTGAAAACCGCGTCATCGCCAGCGCCGACACCCTGTGGATGCCGCTGGGGGCAGTTGTGCCGGTCAACCGCAGCGGCAGCACGCGACTGATGATGTTCGGCGGCCGCAAATACCTGGTGCAGACTTTTGTCGCCGAAGGTTATCAGGGTTACATGGGGCCTCCCGGCTGGCAAGGCCAGGTCATGGTACCGGTCGAGGTCGCTTTCATGGAAAGCGGCAGCAGCACATTGACATCGCTTGATCCGGTCATTGCCGACGGACTGTTATCGCACGCCCAGACTTTCTCGCCGCCACTCTATAAAATCATGCAGGCAGCGGAAACCATACAGCGCGTGGTCTGGAATGGGCAGGTCATGACCGCCGGTCATGGCAGCAATCTACTCCAGCTCAAATCCGTACTGGAGCAAATCAGCGAGACTGGCAATCGTAGCAACGAACTGTTTTCCCAGTCGATCAGCAATCTGTATGAAACCGTACTGGGTTCCAGTCTGCGCGGCACGGAATTCATGTCGCACCTGCTGGTCGATTTGCTCGACCGCAACTTGTATGAACGTTCCAACGATTGCCGCTGGTGGGCATTAACGCCAGCATTGCGCAACGCTTTGGCTACGCCGGTGCAAACTGACGCCATGCTCAAGAACATCACCGGCATACTGGCTTATATCAACAGCCTGTATACCGTCTACACCCGGATTTTTGTTTATGACAAAAGCGGACGCATTATCGCCAGCACCAATTTGGCGCACAAGGGCGAAGATGGTGCAGCAATCGGCACTGCCATCGACCACGGCACGCTGCAAGCCGTCCTCTCGCTTGCAACCGAACAGGACTATTACGTCACCCCATTCACAGCGACACCACTCTATGACAATTTGCCGACCTACATATATCACGCTGCCATTCGCCACCCTGACAATCCGAACACAATCGTCGGCGGCATAGGCATCGTATTTGATGCAGCACCGGAATTCTCTGCCATGCTCCACGGCGGCCTGAATGGAAAAGCAGACACCTCTGCATTTTTTGTCAACCGGGAAGGCTATATCATCGCCAGCACTGACCCCGACCGTCCGGTTGGCACCCTGCTCGACCTGGACAGCGATATTCTGCATCAGAAAAACGGTCGCAGCAGCTCCGGCATCACCATCCACGACGACCACTACGCCAGCATGGGGTGCACCGTATCGAGCGGCTATCGCGAATTCAAGGCAACAGACGGTTACAAGGATGACATTATCGCCGTGGTATTCGAATCATTTGGCGAGGTGCGCGAACGCAATCTGTCGTGCAACAAGGCCGCTTCCGTACTCGACAGCAATTCAGTGGAGGCCGGCGGCAAGCAATTCGCGACGTTCTTCATCGACGGCAATCTGTTCGCCATACCCGCCGAACTGGTACTGGAAGCATTGCCGGGATCGGCCATACTGCCGATGTCCATGGGTGGCTTCGAAGGGCGAGTCGGCATGCTGGCAGTCGAACATGAAAACGAAGCCAAACAGTTCATCTGGGTATTCGATCTGGGCTACATGGTACGCGGCAAATCCTCGGAAATCACCGCAGGCTGTCAGGTCATCGTTGTACAACACGACCAGCAGAGCATAGGCCTGCTCGTGGATGAACTGCACGGCGTCCCTGAATTCGGCGACGAACAGATCACGCCTACACCTTTCGCCAAAAACGGGAACGGCACGCTGGTACCGCAGGTCATTCAAGCCAATCACGGCAATCTGCTGATCCAGGTACTGGATATTGATTATATATACCGTACCCTGAACACGGGGGAAATGCCAACCATGCCGGAAATGATGATACAGGAAGCGGCTTGA
- a CDS encoding TssQ family T6SS-associated lipoprotein yields MDKFAPRKAEQELSTGIHSYENGNYQTAAKTIQNALNNGLTFKSDQVTAHKYLAFINCISEREKLCREEFKRALVLDPNFELSMAEAGHPIWGPVYRSVKEERMSAQKK; encoded by the coding sequence TTGGATAAATTCGCACCACGCAAAGCAGAACAGGAACTCTCTACAGGTATCCACAGCTATGAGAATGGCAATTATCAAACCGCTGCGAAAACCATACAAAACGCACTGAATAACGGGCTGACATTCAAGAGCGACCAGGTGACAGCACATAAATATCTGGCATTCATAAATTGCATATCAGAACGTGAAAAACTGTGTCGAGAAGAGTTCAAAAGAGCATTAGTGCTTGACCCCAATTTCGAGTTATCCATGGCCGAAGCCGGGCACCCCATCTGGGGGCCGGTTTATCGCAGTGTGAAAGAAGAACGGATGTCAGCGCAAAAGAAATAA
- a CDS encoding Stp1/IreP family PP2C-type Ser/Thr phosphatase, with protein sequence MTLHTHLEIASGTDPGVVRTFNEDSIAIERDLGLLMLADGMGGYKAGDVASAMATDLITDVLKQQRHSEMAQSMRQFSQLSDSSQAVKSAIEKINRVIYQSAQTNEEYHGMGTTVVLMLFHDGWATIAHVGDSRLYRMRNDAFELLTHDHSLLQEQVEMGVISSDEAKYSHNRNLVTRALGLDVDVKVDVCEIDVLPGDVYLLCSDGLNDMVDDADIELVMSELQANLPLAVTQLIQMANDNGGHDNVSVLIAKVQDEVNRKRSLQNSLFGWLKVF encoded by the coding sequence ATGACTTTGCATACCCATTTGGAAATAGCCAGCGGAACTGATCCGGGTGTGGTTCGTACCTTTAACGAAGATAGTATTGCAATCGAGCGTGATCTTGGTCTGCTGATGCTGGCCGATGGTATGGGCGGGTATAAGGCAGGTGATGTGGCCAGTGCCATGGCTACCGATCTGATTACGGATGTGCTGAAACAACAGCGGCATAGTGAAATGGCGCAATCGATGCGTCAATTCAGTCAACTTTCGGATTCGTCCCAGGCGGTTAAATCAGCCATTGAAAAAATCAATCGGGTTATTTATCAGTCCGCCCAGACAAATGAGGAATATCACGGCATGGGCACAACAGTGGTGCTTATGCTGTTTCATGATGGCTGGGCAACGATCGCGCATGTTGGTGATTCTCGGCTCTATCGCATGCGTAATGATGCGTTCGAATTACTGACGCATGATCATTCGTTGCTTCAGGAGCAAGTGGAAATGGGTGTGATTTCTTCGGATGAGGCCAAGTATTCTCACAATCGCAATCTGGTTACGCGTGCTCTGGGGTTGGATGTTGATGTCAAGGTCGATGTCTGTGAGATTGATGTATTGCCGGGGGATGTTTACCTGTTGTGCTCAGATGGTTTGAATGACATGGTGGATGATGCGGATATTGAGTTGGTCATGAGTGAGTTGCAGGCTAATCTGCCTCTGGCAGTGACTCAGTTGATACAGATGGCCAATGATAATGGCGGACATGATAATGTATCAGTACTGATCGCTAAGGTGCAGGATGAGGTGAATCGGAAACGCAGCCTGCAGAACAGCTTGTTTGGCTGGCTGAAAGTGTTTTAG